The genomic stretch TTCTGAAAATCCTTTTTTAGCTATTTGTTCTTTTTTATTTCTCACAGTATACTCGATTTATTCAAAAGATTAACGTTTTGAGGCCAACAAATATTTCCGCACTTCTGAAATGAAATAAAGCGATCCTGTAATAAAGATTTTCGTATTAGTCTCCGTTTCGTAAAGATTACCTAATACTTGCTGCCAATCTGGGTTCAAAGAAATACCTTCATTTTTTCCTATTTGTATTACTTCTTCCGCCATCATAGCTCTAGGATAATCAAAAGTAGTTAGTATTATTTCTGTATTGGGAATGGACTTTAACATTCCTAACATTTCTTGATAGTTTTTATCAGCTAATATACTCACGATTATTTTCTTAGGCCCAGAATACTTTTGGATGGAATGAGCGAATGTTTTAATACCTTCTGGATTATGCGCTCCATCCAGCATAATAAATGGATTTGAAATGATTTTCTCCATTCTTCCTGGCCAAAATGCTTTTTCCAAGCCTTTTTTAATTGCCGCCAAACCAATTTCAAAGGTAGAAAATGTATTTAAGTACTGTAATACTTTAATAGCTACCGCCGCATTATTCAATTGATGAAGACCAAGCAGCCCAATGGAAAGATTGCTTATTTCTTCTCCATATATAGTTTTATAAGTTATATTTCCATTTTCATTATGCATGAAAAAAGTCTCATTTAATTGAGCAACATTGGATTTATTCTTTTTTGCTATCTTAGCTATAACTTCTTGAGCTTCTTTTTGTATAGCACCTGAAACAACTGGTATTCCTGGCTTAATTATGCCAGCTTTTTCACTAGCAATTTGCTCGATTGTATCCCCAAGGAATTCCATATGATCCATCCCAATCGTGGTAATTACAGAAATTAGTGGCACTAGAATATTCGTAGAGTCCAGTCTTCCGCCTAGTCCTACTTCGATAATACCAATATCAATGGAAACATATTCCGCAAAGCATAAAAACATCATAGCTGTAATAATTTCAAATTCTGAAGGTGGTCCATAAATAGTTTTTTCTAGCTCTTCCGCAATAGGTTTAATTCGGTTAGCTAATGAAACGATCATTTCATCGCTAATCGGTTCACCATTAATACTAATTCGTTCATTAAAAACTTCAATGTATGGTGAAGTGAAGGTTCCCGTTCTATATCCAGCTTCTTCTAGAGCATTTCTAACAAAAGTAAGTGTTGAGCCTTTTCCATTTGTTCCAGCAATATGTACCCACTTATTCGCTTTTTCCGGATGATTTAGCTTTTCCATCATATACTCCATACGAGCTAGTCCAGGCTTTATTCCTAGACGAAGCGTTCCGTGAATCCAATCTAATGCTTCTTCATACGAATTTAATGTCATTATTTAAACCACCTTAAAACTGACCCTACCAGTTGATTTCATGATAAGGTCAGTTCGTTTTTTATACTTCTTTTAACGTTTCAATTCTTTCAAGAACAGAGGCTTTTTTATCTAGATAATCTTTTTCTTTTAGACGCTCTTCTGCAACTACACTCTCAGGAGCTTTGCTAATGAATCGCTCATTGTTTAGTTTCCCTTGAACTCTTGCCACTTCTTTATTCCATTTTTCTAGTTCTTTTTCAAGTCGAGCAATCTCTACATTTAAATCAATTAACGCCTCTAAAGGAATGAAAATCTCTGCTCCAGATACTACAGCAGTCATCGCCGTTTTAGATGCTTCAACATCGAAGGAAATTGTCACTTGTTCAGGGTTACAAAAACGTTCAATATAAGAAATATTTTGTTCTAGAATTTCTTTATACGTAGTATCTTTCGGTTTAATTTCAAGAACAATTGGCTTACTAAGAGGCGTATTCACTTCAGATCGAATATTCCGGACAGCACGAATCACTTCAACTAAAGTAGCCATGGCCGTAGAAGATTTAGTATCAATCTGTTGTTCATTCACTTTTGGCCATTCAGCAATTGTAATAGATTCCCCTTCGTGAGGTAAATTTTGCCAAATTTCTTCTGTTACAAAAGGCATAAATGGATGAAGTAATCGCATAGTCGCATTCAAAGTATACGCAAGTACAGATCTAGTTGTTTGTTTTGCTACTTCATCTTCTCCGTAAAGAGGTATTTTCGCAATCTCTATATACCAATCACAGAAATCATCCCAGATAAAGTTATATAACGTTCGTCCCACTTCACCAAATTCATATTTTTCACCTAAGGAGGTAACCGCTTGAATTGTTTCATTAAGTCTAGTCAATATCCATTTATCACTAACTTCAGTAACATTAGACAAATCAATTTCATTATATTTCATCCCATCTAAATTCATTAACACAAAACGGGATGCATTCCAAATCTTATTAATGAAATTCCAAGTAGACTCTACTTTTTCATAGCTGAATTTCAAATCTTGACCTGGTGATGAACCTGTTGCAAGTGTATAACGAAGAGAATCTGCTCCATATTTGTCAATAACTTCAATTGGGTCCACACCATTACCAAGCGACTTAGACATTTTACGTCCTTCAGAGTCACGCACTAAACCATGAATCAATGTATCTTTAAAAGGTCTCTCACCAGTAAATTCAACAGATTGGAAAATCATTCTAGATACCCAAAAGAAAATAATATCGTATCCAGTTACTAAAGTATTAGTTGGGAAGAAATGTTGGAAATCTGGATTCTCAGTATCTGGCCAGCCCATTGTTGAAAATGGCCATAAAGCCGAACTAAACCAAGTATCTAGTACATCTTCATCTTGTTCCCATTCAGAAAGGTTTTCAGGTTCGCTTTCACCAACATAAATTTCACCTGTTTCTTTATGATACCAAGCCGGGATTCTGTGACCCCACCATAATTGACGCGAAATACACCAATCGTGAATGTTATCCATCCAAGTTTCATATGTTTTTTCAAATCTAGCTGGTACAAAATTCACTTTGTTTTCCGTTTTTTGAAGTTCCAGTGCTTCTGCAGCAAGAGGTTCCATTTTCACAAACCATTGTAGTGAAAGATAGGGTTCTACTACCGCTCCAGTTCGCTCTGAATGCCCCACTGAATGCAAGTGAGGTTCTTGTTTGATAAATAAACCTAAGTCTTTGAAATCTTGAATAATTTCTTTTCTAGCTACAAAACGGTCCAAACCATCATATTTACCAGCATTTTTATTCATTGTCCCATCTTCATGCATGACAATAATTCTTGGCAACTCATGACGATTCCCTACTTCAAAATCATTCGGATCATGTGCAGGCGTAATTTTAACTGCACCAGAGCCAAACTCTCTTTCCACATATTCATCAGCAACAATAGGAATTTCTCTATTCAAAATCGGTAGCATGATGGTTTTACCAATTAAGTGTTGATATCTTTCATCTTTTGGGTGAACCGCAACAGCTGTATCACCCGGTATTGTTTCAGGACGTGTTGTAGCTACTTCTAGGTAACCAGAGCCATCAGTTAATGGATATTTCAAATGATAGAAACTGCCTTCAATATCTTTATGAATTACTTCAATATCAGATAAAGCCGTTTTCGCTTCTGGGTCCCAGTTTATTATATATTGGCCGCGATAAATAAGACCTTTATTATATAATGTTACGAATACTTTTTTTACGGCATCCGATAAACCATCATCTAGTGTAAATCGTTCTCTTGAGTAGTCTAAACCAAGGCCTAACTTCTCCCATTGTTCACGAATAAACTCAGCGTATTCTTCTTTCCATTCCCAAGTCTTATCCACAAAGTTTTCTCGTCCTAAGTCATAACGAGAAACATTAGATTCTTTTAATTTCGCTTCTACTTTAGCTTGCGTTGCAATACCAGCATGATCCATTCCTGGTAAATATAAAGTGTCAAACCCTTGCATTCTTTTCATTCGAGTAATAATATCTTGTAAAGTTGTATCCCACGCATGGCCTAAATGTAGTTTACCTGTTACGTTTGGTGGTGGAATAACAATACTGTAAGGTTTTTTATCCGTATTTCCTTCTGCTTTAAAGAATTCTTTTTCTAGCCACCATTTATATTTACCTGCTTCTACGTTACTCGGCTCATATTTTGTAGGCATATTTATTTCATTGTGTTCGATTGTCATAATGATTCCTCCTTTTTTAGGCAAAATAAAAAACTCTTCTCATCCTCATAAAAGGACGAAAAGAGTATTATTCGCGGTACCACCTTTTTACCCACAGAAAAAAATTGCAGGCACTTCATTGTGTTAACGATAGAGAAATCTACCGGTTATTCCTTACTATAAATTCAGGAATACTGCTCCAAGGCTACCTTCAGACATCATTTTTGAAAGCTTGCACCAACCGCTTTCTCTCTTTAAAAAAATAAATGTCCTACTCTTCCTCTTCATTGCATTTGATTCTATATACTAGAAATAATTTTAACAAAAGTTTCAAGATTCGTCAATTAGCCGCGAAGTATTTTGCATGTCGTATCAAATGCTTCCAAGGTCTTATCAATTTCTTTCTCGGTGTGCATCGTAGAAATGAAGACACCCTCAAACTGAGACGGTGGTAAGAAAATGCCTTGACCTAACATTTCACGGTAATAATTTCGGAAAAATTCTAGATTACTTGTTTTTGCTGTATCAAAATTAATCACTTTTTGATCAGTGAAGAAAAAGCCGAACATCGAACCAGCCTTATTAATCGAGAGCGGGACTTGTCTTCTAGCAGATATCTCTGTAAGTCCTTCTTCCATTCGCTTAATTAGGGTGCGGAAAACATCATAGTGTTGCGGCGTTAGTTGGCGAACTGTTTCAAAGCCAGCATTCATTGCTAATGGATTTCCGGATAAAGTTCCCGCTTGATAAATAGAACCAGCAGGAGCAATCTGTTCCATAATTTCTTTCTTTCCACCATAAGCACCAACTGGTAAACCACCACCAATCACTTTTCCTAAACAAGTAAGATCGGGCGTTACCACATAATAGCCTTGAGCAGAATAGTAATCTACTCTAAATCCGGTCATAACTTCATCAAAAATGAGCAAGGAGCCAAATTTTGTAGTAAGCTCTCGAAGTCCTTCTAAAAATCCATCAATTGGAGGAACAACACCCATATTGCCCGCGACTGGTTCAACTATGACTGCTGCTATTTCTTCTCCATATTTTTGGAAGGCCAGTTCGGCTCCTTCAATATCATTGTATGGGACTGTTATTGTATCTGCCGCAAGACCTTTAGTAACTCCTGGAGAATCCGGTAATCCGAGTGTCGCTACCCCTGAACCAGCTTTAATTAATAAAGAATCTCCATGTCCGTGATAACTTCCTTCAAATTTCAAGATTTTTTCTCTTTTTGTATAACCGCGAGCCAAACGAATAGCACTCATCGTTGCTTCCGTTCCTGATGAAACCATACGAACAATTTCAATAGATGGCACACGTTCAATTACTAATTTTGCTAATTCAGTTTCAATCTCAGTAGGCGTCCCAAAGCTGGTACCTTTCAGAGCTGCTTTTGTAATAGCATTAACAACAGCTGGATCAGCGTGCCCTAAAATTAGAGGGCCCCAAGATAACACATAATCAATATATTCGTTACCATCAACATCTGTAATATAAGCGCCTTTTCCGTGGTCCATAAAAACTGGCGAGGCATCTACAGAGTTGAATGCTCGAACAGGGCTATTTACACCACCAGGTAAGACTTTTTTGGCTTCTTTAAAGGCCTTTTCGGATTTCGAATAGTTTTGCAAATTTCTTACCTCCTATTTATTTAAATATTTGGATGCATCTTTTGCAAAATAAGTAATGATAAGTGTTGCACCCGCTCGTTTCATACTTGTTAGCATTTCTAAAACAATTTTTTCTTCATCTATCCAACCATTTTGCGCAGCTGCTTTTACCATTGCATATTCACCACTAACATTGTAGGCAACTACTGGTAAATTGGTATTGTTCTTAACATCGCGCATGATATCTAAGTATGATAATGATGGTTTAACAATAAGGAAATCTGCACCTTCTTGTTCATCCGACATTGCTTCGCGAAGAGCTTCTTCACGATTGGCAGGATCCATTTGATAAGATTTTCTATCACCAAATTGAGGGGCACTACCAGCAGCATCACGGAACGGTCCATAAAAAGCAGACGCATATTTAACTGCATATGACATAATTGGGATATCATAAAATCCCGCTTCATCTAACCCTTCGCGAATGACTTGAACAAAACCATCCATCATATTAGATGGAGCAATGATATCCGCTCCTGCAGCGGCTTGACTGACAGCTGTTTGTTTCAATAATTCAAGCGATTCGTCATTGAGAATTTCCCCGTTTTCAATAACACCACAATGTCCATGATCAGTAAATTCACATAAACATGTGTCAGCCACCACAAGAATTTCAGGAAAACTTTTTTTTATAAGCCTTGTAGCTTCTTGAATAATTCCGTGGTCGTGATAAGCTTGCGTGCCAACTGCGTCTTTCTCGGCAGGAATACCAAATAAAATAACCGCTTTAATACCAAGGCTCTCAACTACGCGCATTTCTTCTTCTAGTTCATGTAAAGGATATTGAAAAACCCCAGGCATAGAAGCTACTTCTGTTTTTGGTTCTTTGCCATCTTTAACAAAAATCGGATAGATTAAATCATCTGTATGTAAAACTGTTTCTCTTACTAAATCACGCAGTGTTTTGGTTTTTCTTAGACGACGATGTCTATCAAATTGATTTTTCATTTTAATTCCTCCTGTATTATCAAATCAGCTAGGTGCTTCATGGTGAAGGTTTTTGGTTGATATTTTACTTCCCATCCATCTGCTATAATGGCTTCTGTTGTAATACTACCAATGGATGCAATATGCCACTTCTCTTTTTGAGCAGGGAATGACTTCGCAGTGGAATAGAAGTTTTTCCATGCAGATGGGCTGGCAAAAACAATTATTTGTGTTTCATTTAGTTTCAGTTGTTCGATTAACCGTATTTTAGAATTTTCTGGAAAGATTGTTTCATAGAGCTCAAACGAAACAACGATGTAACCTTTTTCAATCAATCTATCTTTTATTATTGTTCTGCTTAAATTACTTTGTGGTATTAAGATACTTGTTTTCTCTGGGTTTTCGTTTAGCCATTCTTCTAAAAATACTTCTGACTGATAGATAGATGGGACAAAATTTGGTTCGTGACCAAATTCTGCCAGTTTTTCTTTTGTTTTTTCACCGATGACAGCTATTTTATAATTGAATCTTTCATGTTGGTTCGTAAAGAAATATTCTACAGCATTTGCACTTGTTAAAAAAAGCCAGTCTGTTTGTTGTTGTTCTCGACTCAAATCCATTTTTATAGGTCGTGTTTTAATCAGCGGGATTGACGTCACTTCAAAACCATTTTGCGAAAAATAGGTTTGCCATGGTTTGTTTTTATTCGCTTCTCTTGTTAAAACAACTTTTTTACTCATATATTTCTCAGTTCTTTGATAATAGTATCTGCACCTTCACTTAGCAAATCTTCTGCTACTTTATTTCCAATTTCACTTGGATTTGCACCAGCTTGTTCGGATGCAAGAATGATGGAACCATCCGCATTACCAACTAAACCTTTAAAATGAACGACTTCATTAGCTCTTGTAGCAAAGCCGGCAATCGGAATTTCACAGCCACCATTTAATTTTTTCAAGAAAACACGTTCTGCTTCTACACAAATTCCAGTTTCTTCGTGATGAATAGAAGTTAACATATCGCGGATTTGTTGATCACTTTCGCGACACTCGATAGCAAGTGCACCTTGTCCAACAGCTGGCAAACATAATTCTGGTGGGATGTCTTCTAGTTTTAACGTAGTATTTTCTAACCAACCCATACGAGCTAACCCAGCTTTTGCTAAGATAATTGCATCAAAATTTTCTGCATGTAATTTTTGAAGACGTGTATCGATATTGCCTCGAATTGGTTTAATCACAAAATCAGGTCGATGTTTTAGAAGTTGTGCCGCTCTACGGAGGCTACTTGTACCAATGACCGAGCCTTGTGGTAACTCATCTAGAGAATTCACTCGATTGAAAACGAAGCAATCTAATGGCGATTCACGTTTTGGAATCGCGCCAATAATTAATCCTTCTTTCAAACTTGATGGAACATCTTTCATGCTATGTACCGCAAAATCAATCACTTCATCACTTAAAGCCTGCTCCACTTCGGATACAAATAGACCTTTTCCGCCTACTTTGCTAAGTGTTACATCTAAAATACGGTCCCCTTTTGTAACAATTTCTTTTATCTCAAAATCGAACTCAGGATAATTTTCTTTGAGCTTGTTAATCACCCAATTAGACTGAGTTAAAGCTAACTTGCTTCGTCTAGAACCAACAATTATTTTTCGTTTCATCCGTTAACTCCTCGTTTCGGCTTGTTCTTTTTCTATTACAGTAACATCTGTTTCACTCAACCCAAAAATACGTTTAAAATGTTCAATACTTGTAGTTGCATCTTCTTCTACAGACATTTCTTTTAATTCTGAGATAGGTTGTTTCAGCATTTGGTTTATAATGCTTTTCATATGTTTTCCAATTTGAATGTATTCGCGTTCTGTTAGTCCAGGAAGTTTATTTTCTAAACTAGTCATAGTAACTTCTTGCATATCTAACGCTTTTTCACGCAAAGCACGAATAATAGGGACGACGCCTAGTTGCTTTTCCCACTCGAAAAAGTTACGAACTTCTGCCTCAATAGTTTTTTCAAGTTCCAGAACGATTCGCTGCCGCTCTAATGAGTTCGCGCTAACGACCCCTGCCAAATCGTCAATGTCATATAAATGGAAATTGGGAATGTATGAACAATCATGTTCAACATTTCGAGGTAAACCGATATCAATTACAAGCATCGAACTCGCTTTTTGTTCCATCAAATCTTGCATAGCAGCTTGTTTAATAATAGGTTCTGCCGCACTTGTCGAAACGAGAACGATGTCTGCTAGCATCAAATGTTCATTCATATTTTCATATGCGCCCACTTTTGCTTGAAATTGATTTGCTAATAATTCTGCATTAGATTTAGTACGGTTGATGATGGTTATATCTGCAATGCCGCTCCCAGCGAGATTTTGCAAAGCGAGTTCACTCATTTCCCCTGCACCAACTAGCACAATTTTCTTATTGTCTAATGAACCATATAATTTTTTTGCAACCTCTACAGCGGCATAACTGACAGACACAGCATTTTCATTAATTTTTGTATGGTGGTGTACTTTTTTTGCGAAAGTAACTACTTCCCGAAAAAGTTTATTTAAAAGTGTACCTGTTGTAGCCGTTTGTTTGGCGATTTCGAATGCATGTTTTACTTGTCCGAGGATTTGCGTTTCTCCCAGTACTAACGAATCAAGTCCCGCGGTTACTTTATATAAATGATTGACAGCATCTGATTCTTCATGGAAAAACAAATAAGGTTCGATTTTTTCCATATCCATTTGAAACCAGTTAGCCATAAAGCGTTTTAAGTAATATCTACCTGTATGTATTTGGTCAACAACCGCAATAATTTCTGTTCGATTGCACGTTGAAATAATAACATTTTCGAGGATACTTTTTTCCTGCTGTAATGTTACTAAGGCCATTTCTTCTTCGCTTTCTTTAAAAACTAATTTTTCGCGGATGTCGATTGGTGCTGTGTGATGATTCAGCCCCATGGTGAGAATAAACATTCGATAATCCTCCTAAAATTAAATTGAACTCTAATACATTCTACCACTTTTCGATGTGTACACCAAATAGTCCGTTTATGTATTTAGACGGAAAAAAGAGCTGGATTTTTCATTCCAACTCCTTCTATTATTCCATTCCTTCTTTGATAAACTGCCATGCTTCGTCTTTTCCCATTTTTGTTTCAGAGGAAAATAAGACAAATTTGTCATCAGGATCAAAATCAAGTGTTTCTCGCACAATTTTAGCATTTTTTTGCCATTTACTGCGTGGTATTTTGTCTGCTTTCGTTGCTACGACGATAACAGGGATGTCGTAATACTTCAGAAATTCATACATCATTCGGTCATCTTCTGTAGGTTTATGGCGCAAATCTACAATTTGGATAACACCACGAAGTTGCTCACGAGAAGTAATATACGTTTCAATCATCACGCCCCATTTTTCGCGTTCTGTTTTCGAAACTTTAGCGAAACCATAACCGGGTACATCGACAAAGAAAAGTGCTTCTTCAATTTTATAAAAATTTAGTGTTTGTGTTTTTCCTGGTTTTTGTGAAATTCTTGCCATACTTTTGCGGCGAATCATCGTATTAATAAAAGATGATTTTCCAACGTTTGATCGACCTGCAAGTGCATATTCTGGAAGGTCTGTCTCGGGATATTGCTCTGGTCGAACAGCGCTTATTATTAGTTCTACATTATTTACATCCATAATTTTCCATCCTGTTCTATTCATTATCTTTTACTAGTATAACGGAAAAAGAGGAAAAAAGCACCATGAAAAAATACTGCCCCCTTTAAGAGACAGTATTTTCGTGATTAATATTTGCTTACTTCAGCAACAACTTGTGCGATAAATGCATCTAAATCCATTGTTTCAGAGTCTTTAGAGCCGTAACGACGAACGTTAACAGAACCAGCCTCTACTTCTTGGTCACCTAATACTAAGGCATAAGGAATTTTCTTTGTTTGTGCTTCACGGATTTTATATCCTAATTTTTCATTACGATCATCCACTTCAGCACGAAGTCCAGCGCGTTGTAATTTATCTTGTACACCTTTTGCATAATCTAAATGTGCATCTGCATTAACTGGAATAAGTTCCATTTGTACTGGAGCTAACCAAGTTGGGAAAGCACCTTTGTATTCTTCGATTAGATATGCGACAAAACGTTCCATTGTCGATACAACTCCACGGTGAATGACAACTGGACGATGTTTTTCGCCATCTTCGCCAATGTAAGTTAAGTCAAAGCGTTCTGGAAGTAAGAAGTCAAGTTGTACAGTGGAAAGTGTTTCTTCTTTTCCTATTGCAGTTTTCACTTGAACATCTAGTTTTGGACCGTAAAATGCAGCTTCACCTTCTGCTTCAAAGTAATCCATTTCCATTTCGTCCATGGCGGATTTAAGCATGGCTTGCGCTTTTTCCCACATAGCATCATCGTCAAAATATTTTTCAGTATTTTTCGGATCACGGTAGCTTAGGCGGAAGGAGTAATCTTTAATATCAAAGTCTTTATATACTTCTAAAATTAGCTCTACAACCCGTTTGAACTCATCTTTGATTTGGTCAGGGCGAACAAATACGTGTGCATCATTTAAAGTCATTCCACGAACACGTTGAAGTCCTGAAAGCGCCCCACTCATTTCATAACGGTGCATCATACCAAGCTCGGCAATACGGATTGGTAGTTCACGGTAACTATGGATATCATTTTTATAAATCATCATGTGATGCGGGCAGTTCATTGGACGTAAAACTAGTTCTTCGTTGTCCATTTTCATTGTTGGGAACATGTCTTCATGGTAATGATCCCAGTGGCCGCTTGTTTTATAAAGCTCAACATTAGCCATAATCGGAGTGTAAACGTGATTGTAACCAAGGCGTTCTTCTTTATCCACAATGTATCGTTCGATAACGCGTCGGATAGTCGCACCTTTTGGCAACCAAAGTGGTAAACCTTGACCAACTTCAATACTATTTGCAAATAAATCTAGTTCTTTACCTAGTTTACGATGATCACGTTCTTTCGCTTCTTTTTGCATTTGGATAAATTCTTTTAAGCCATTTTTATCGAAGAAAGCTGTGCCATAAATGCGTTGTAGCATTTTGTTGTTACTATCGCCACGCCAGTATGCACCAGCCACGCTAAGTAGTTTGAACACTTGAATTTTACCAGTAGAAGGAACATGGACTCCGCGACAAAGGTCGAAAAATTCACCTTGTGTATAAATTGTCACTGTTTCATCTTCTGGGATTGCTTCGATAAGTTCTAATTTATATTGATCTCCAATTGCTTTGAAACGTTTAATTGCTTCTTCGCGAGAAACAACTTCGCGCTCAATTGGAACATTTTCACGCACAATTTTTTGCATTTCTTTTTCAATTTCAACAAGAGATTCATCGCTAATAACTGCCTCTGTATCAATATCATAATAGAAACCAGATTCAATCGCTGGGCCAACACCAAATTTCACATCTGGATAAAGGCGTTTCAATGCTTGAGCCATTAAATGAGCTGTACTGTGACGCAAAATACCAAGCGCATCTTCATGGTCTGGTGTTACGATTTCGATTGCTCCGTCTTCGTGGATTGGTGTTACTAAATCAAGTAACTCCCCGTTTAATTTACCTGCGAGTGCTTTCTTTTTTAGCCCTGGGCTGATAGAAGCAGCAATATCTGCTGTTGAAACGCCTGGCTCGAATTCTTTTACTGCACCGTCTGGAAATGTGATTTTCATACTAATCTCTCCTTTTCTTTTTTTAGTGTGGTTAGGAGGGCAAAATAAAAAACCCATCCCTCCTGTTGTCAAGGGACGAGTTTATGCTCGTGGTTCCACCCAAGAT from Listeria monocytogenes ATCC 19117 encodes the following:
- the yihA gene encoding ribosome biogenesis GTP-binding protein YihA/YsxC, giving the protein MDVNNVELIISAVRPEQYPETDLPEYALAGRSNVGKSSFINTMIRRKSMARISQKPGKTQTLNFYKIEEALFFVDVPGYGFAKVSKTEREKWGVMIETYITSREQLRGVIQIVDLRHKPTEDDRMMYEFLKYYDIPVIVVATKADKIPRSKWQKNAKIVRETLDFDPDDKFVLFSSETKMGKDEAWQFIKEGME
- the thrS gene encoding threonine--tRNA ligase; translation: MKITFPDGAVKEFEPGVSTADIAASISPGLKKKALAGKLNGELLDLVTPIHEDGAIEIVTPDHEDALGILRHSTAHLMAQALKRLYPDVKFGVGPAIESGFYYDIDTEAVISDESLVEIEKEMQKIVRENVPIEREVVSREEAIKRFKAIGDQYKLELIEAIPEDETVTIYTQGEFFDLCRGVHVPSTGKIQVFKLLSVAGAYWRGDSNNKMLQRIYGTAFFDKNGLKEFIQMQKEAKERDHRKLGKELDLFANSIEVGQGLPLWLPKGATIRRVIERYIVDKEERLGYNHVYTPIMANVELYKTSGHWDHYHEDMFPTMKMDNEELVLRPMNCPHHMMIYKNDIHSYRELPIRIAELGMMHRYEMSGALSGLQRVRGMTLNDAHVFVRPDQIKDEFKRVVELILEVYKDFDIKDYSFRLSYRDPKNTEKYFDDDAMWEKAQAMLKSAMDEMEMDYFEAEGEAAFYGPKLDVQVKTAIGKEETLSTVQLDFLLPERFDLTYIGEDGEKHRPVVIHRGVVSTMERFVAYLIEEYKGAFPTWLAPVQMELIPVNADAHLDYAKGVQDKLQRAGLRAEVDDRNEKLGYKIREAQTKKIPYALVLGDQEVEAGSVNVRRYGSKDSETMDLDAFIAQVVAEVSKY